A window of Silurus meridionalis isolate SWU-2019-XX chromosome 4, ASM1480568v1, whole genome shotgun sequence contains these coding sequences:
- the LOC124384591 gene encoding LOW QUALITY PROTEIN: serine/threonine-protein kinase pim-1-like (The sequence of the model RefSeq protein was modified relative to this genomic sequence to represent the inferred CDS: inserted 2 bases in 1 codon): protein MLPWIRDVFSLLDSDICWMRYFGQEGNKTENKAPSAGMFHKKFLYINQHTGCWNIKDRAHDQPKSSFRGKRKSDNLPNEYEPHQKRQKKQIIEEKTDVSNKTKLVLYINQHTGCWNIKKRAHDQPKSSFRGKRKPDNLPNEYEPHQKRQKKQIIEEKTDVSNTNKLPPKHLGIAHLLEVYETRELLGKGGFGSVYAGVRKADGLPVAIKYISKRKAPEKLEIPGHGFLPTEVALMSIVNKEPYCLNILRILEWYEQPKCYYIVLERPEPCENLHQFCSRYGSCLPETVTRLVMVQLIDALKHCKSRGILHRDVKPENIMVQTNTLKVKLIDLXCGDLIKDKYKEFTGTPSYAPPEWFKKKKYLAEPATVWSVGVTLYRLVCGSLPFNTRKDVKHGHVRFSRRHSEECMHLIRWCLCTKPAGRPSLEQIEHHPWFHFRGSALQTTG from the exons ATGTTGCCATGGATACGCGACGTCTTTTCACTGCTGGACAGCGATATCTGCTGGATGCGTTATTTTGGGCAAGAAGGAAATAAAACCGAGAATAAAGCGCCATCTGCTGGAATGTTTCACAAAAAAT ttttatacatCAACCAGCACACTGGATGCTGGAACATAAAGGACAGGGCACATGATCAGCCCAAATCATCATTCAGGGGCAAAAGGAAATCTGATAACCTGCCCAATGAATATGAGCCTCatcagaagagacagaaaaaacagataATAGAAGAGAAAACGGACGTCTCCAACAAAACTAaactag ttttatacatCAACCAGCACACTGGATGCTGGAACATAAAGAAGAGGGCACATGATCAGCCCAAGTCATCATTCAGGGGCAAAAGGAAACCTGATAACCTGCCCAATGAATATGAGCCTCatcagaagagacagaaaaaacagataATAGAAGAGAAAACTGACGTCTCCAACACAAATAAACTACCTCCTAAACATTTAGGCATTG CACATTTGTTGGAGGTTTATGAGACGAGAGAACTGCTGGGCAAAGGAGGATTTGGCTCTGTGTATGCTGGTGTACGTAAAGCAGATGGATTGCCA gttGCAATCAAGTACATCTCCAAACGTAAAGCACCTGAAAAACTGGAAATC CCTGGACATGGTTTCCTGCCCACTGAGGTAGCTTTGATGTCCATCGTCAATAAAGAACCATACTGTTTAAACATCCTGCGGATTCTGGAGTGGTATGAACAGCCAAAGTGCTACTACATAGTTCTGGAACGACCCGAACCATGTGAAAACCTCCACCAGTTCTGCAGTAGGTATGGCAGCTGCTTGCCTGAGACTGTGACTCGTTTAGTGATGGTTCAGCTGATAGATGCGCTGAAGCATTGCAAGAGCCGGGGAATTCTGCATCGTGACGTCAAGCCAGAAAACATCATGGTTCAGACAAACACTCTTAAGGTTAAGCTGATTGACTT GTGCGGAGACTTGATCAAGGACAAGTACAAAGAATTTACAG GCACACCCAGCTACGCTCCTCCTGagtggtttaaaaagaaaaagtatttggCAGAACCAGCGACTGTCTGGTCTGTGGGTGTGACACTGTACAGACTGGTGTGTGGCTCTCTGCCTTTCAACACCAGGAAGGACGTGAAACATGGTCATGTGCGTTTCTCCAGAAGGCATTCTGAAG AATGCATGCATCTGATCCGTTGGTGTTTGTGCACCAAACCAGCAGGCCGTCCGAGCCTGGAGCAGATAGAGCATCACCCATGGTTTCACTTTAGAG gATCTGCACTACAAACTACTGGATAG